GGCATACAGCTCCGCGTCGCTGGTATCAAACATCGGCTGCGGCGGTAACGCGGCAACGCAATGCAGTTCGCCAAACGGGCCAAGAATCTCATCGTCGGTGAAGGCGTAATCGCTGCCGTCGTGATTGAGTTCTTCACGCAGCGCCATCAGCAGCTCGGCATCTTCGTATTCCGCACGGCTAATCACGCCGAGGCCGTAGATGAGCTTCAGACGCACAGACAGATCGCCCAGCGGCCCTTCGCCGTCCAGCAACGGTTCCACTGCGTATTTCACCGCGTAATCGTCTTTGCGGAAGACCTGAAGCACCAGCATATTCACCGCCTCGGTTAACAGTTCGACGGCGGTGATCAGGAAGCTTCGTACGGTTTTGCCAGCATTCAGACGCTCAAGCACACGGTTTTCAAAGGCTTGTGTTTGTTCCATTATTGCCTGCATATCTGACAATCTTTTGTTTGGGTGCTGCTGCAAGAGCAGCACCGGGTCCTGCATCATGCGCTCGCTGTATACGCCGCAACCGCTTGTGCGACCACATCGCTCTCAGCGTCCAGGCCGGAGACCTGCGCGAGTGCCGCCTGTGGCCCTTTCTCGTCGATAAGCGCTGCCAGTTCCAGCGCCTGGGGATCCTGCTCGCTGCGGTAGTGCATCGCAGCAGCAATCCCTTTCACCAGATTGGCGTGCGGCAGGCCGTATTCCAGCGTGCCGAGCAGCGGTTTAATCAGGCGATCGCCCGCGCTCAGTTTACGCAGCGGCTGACGGCCCACGCGCTCAACGTCATCTTTCAGATACGGGTTCTCAAAGCGACCGAGGATTTTCTGGATGTAGGCGGCGTGTTTCTCGGCATCAAAACCGTAGCGTTTAATCAGCACTGCGCCGCTCTCATCCATTGCGCCTTTCACTACCGCCCGGACCTTCTCATCGAGGATCGCATCACGGATAGTCTGATGACCCGCCAGCTTGCCGAGGTACGCGGTT
This DNA window, taken from Scandinavium goeteborgense, encodes the following:
- the mtlR gene encoding mannitol operon repressor MtlR, with translation MQDPVLLLQQHPNKRLSDMQAIMEQTQAFENRVLERLNAGKTVRSFLITAVELLTEAVNMLVLQVFRKDDYAVKYAVEPLLDGEGPLGDLSVRLKLIYGLGVISRAEYEDAELLMALREELNHDGSDYAFTDDEILGPFGELHCVAALPPQPMFDTSDAELYAMQKQRYQQVVRSTMVLSLTELISRVSLKKAFQK